TTCCATTTCGGAAAATTTTCGGCGATGCGCTTGCCCGCCGGCTTGCGGCCTTCCGGCAGCTTGGCCAGCCGGCTGGGGTCGGTCCACCAATTGTATTCCGTGGCGTTGACGATCAGTTCGGCATTGGGGAACACCGGTGCATCGGTCCCCTTTTCCATCAGGCCCCAGACATGGTCGGGGTGGAAATGCGAGATCATGATGGTGTCGATCGTCTTATAGTCGATGCCGGCGGCGGCCATGTTGGCCGGCAGATGGGTGGCATTGGTCTGCCATTGGCCGACGCCCGATCCGGCATCCATCATGATCAGCCTGCCGTTCATCTTGAGGACGATGACGGTGAGCGGGATGGGCATGAAGTCTGTCGTCAGGCCGGCCTTGGCAAGCGCTGCCTTGGTGTCCTCGACGGAAACATCCTTGATGAAGGCCGGGTCGTGCGGCTTGCGCCAGATGCCGTCATAGATGGCGGTGACCTCGATATCACCGACCTTGTATTTGTAGAAGCCGACGGTCGGCTCGACCGACGTTTCGGCGAAGGCGGGACGGGTGAGTTCCAGCTTGCCGGCCAGACCGAAGGCGGTCGCGGCGAGCGTGGTTCCAAGCAACGTGCGACGTGTCATCATGAACATAGGTGATCTCCTGCAGCCTTATGGGGTGATGATGGAGAGCCAAAGGTTTGGCTCTCCATCGTGAGTGGTAAGAGAAGATGTTCGGAAGGGTGTCTTCAGCGGCCCCAGATGCCGTCGTTGTTGTGCCTGGTGATGATGTCCTGAACCGACCCCTGGCGCGGCCCGGTCGTCACCATGGTGTCGACGCCGGCTTGGCGCGGGGAGGGGGAAATGGAAGCAGTGGCATTGGTGTCAACGGTAGCGACCGGCTGGTTGGAATTGTTGCCGCCGTGGTCGCTGCCGGCAAAGGCAGCGCTTGAGGCAAGCAGCATGGCAGCCACGCTGAGAGCGAGCTTGGTCATTTCGGTAGGTCCTTTTTTCGTTTCTTGGGTGCGTGCCGGGAAACTGGCCCCGCTAACAAGAAGACCCATCAGGACGTCCCTTTATTCCCGGGCGGCGCGAAATTCTTTTGGAGGTCCCGAAATCAGGGGCGGCGCCCGCCCGGAACTGGGGCCGACGCTGCATGCGCACGTCCAAGGTCGGCACCATGCTGCTGCCGTAGTCTCAGCCCGTGTAAGGAGCTGAGCCAACAGTGACATCGCACTTGATATCGGCTGAAGAGGCTTCGACAGACGGTTATCAGCCCGTCACGATGGCGGCGCGGAAGCGCGCCACGAAGTCGTCGATCTCCGGCCGCTCCATGTCGGAAATTGCCCAGTATGAGAAGGCGCCGTCGCTCCATTGCACAAGCGAAAAACCGCCCTCCGAGAGATCGACCGGGTCGGTAACCACCCCGGCATTTTGCGGCTCGGCCACAAGGGTGATCAGATGTTCGCGGTGGCGATAGACCAGCGCTGGCACCGCCCGGCCGCCGATGACCTCGACCCTGCCACCGATGAGTGCAAATCCGTCCTTGGCCATGTCCGGCGCCGGCGGCGAAAGGCCGAGCCTTGCGTCGAGCCATGGCTTCACCGTGTGTCGGTCCGACGAGACAACATCCACCGGGCTCGTCGCCAGCAGGCTGCGTTGGTGGCCGCTGGCTACCCCTGCGGCAAAGCTATCGGCTACGCTGGGCTGCATCGCCCATTGCGTCGCGCCGCTGGCCAGAACTGCGCTGATCATGATCGAGGCCGCCATGGCGCGCCAATCGAATGATCCGAAGTTGCGCGCCGACCACCACGTTCGAGCCGACTTCGCCCGTATCGGCGCTCTGGGCCGCAGCACCTCGACGCGGCTGGACGCGGCCATGGCTGCAATGCGCGCGCTGAACTCGTCGCTCACTCGGGGCTTCGGAAGCCTTGCCACAGCCCCTTGCAAGACGATGATGCGGGCATGTTCGGCCGCCAGCTTGGGATCGGCGGCGATGCGCCGCTCGACAGCTATGGCCGCGGCGGCGTCGAGCTCGCCATCGACCAGCGCGTGCAGCATCAGGTTCATGCCTGCGGCGTCCTCGGGCAATCCATCGTTGTGCGCGCTCATTGCGCCCTCCCAAGGTCAGAGATCAGCAGGCCGCGCGCCCGCGCCAGCCGTGACATCACCGTGCCCATCGGCACGTCCAGCATGGCTGCGATATCACGGTAGGCCAGGCCATTGACGTCGCGCAGCACGAGCGTTTCTCGAAAGGGTTGCGGCAGAGCGGCGATCGCCGCCTCCAGGGCCGCCACGTCTGCCTTGGCAATCAGGCTCGCCTCCGGACTTTCGCTCTCAGTCGGATCGACTGCGTGAGCGGCGCTCACCTCGTCGAGATCACCGAGGTCGCCTACCGAGACGATGCTGCGCGGGCGATTGCGCGCCAGCCATGTGTAGCACGAGTTGCGAACGATGGTGAGCAGCCAGGCGCGTGCATTCCCTCCGGCATAGCTTGCGATGTTGGCGTGTGCCTTCATGCAGGCGTCCTGCACGACATCCTCAGCGTCGGTGGCATTGCCGGTCAGCCACCGGGCCAGCGAAAGCGCGTCGGCGAGATGAGGCATCACCACTTCGCCGAAGCGGTCGGCCTGCGCATTGCTGCTCAGCATCGGTACACCGTCATATGCGCCTCGCCTCGAGCTCGTACGCTCATTTGGCGAGAATGGTTCTGCGTTGCGATCGAACCCAGAGGAAACATCCCGGGTCGCCACTGCGTTGAATGTGAGGGCAAACGTCGCATTGATGTCAATCACACACTGGACCGCAAACATGCATCCAGATGGATGCTTCTCGAGCACAAGCATTGCCGAATTCACGACCCATTTCGCATCCGCGGCACCTGAGCTTTCCCGATCCCGACCGCGGCAGCACCTTCGGCAGACAGGTGAGCCAGCCGGCCGCAGGCGGCCGACCTATCGCCTTCCAGAGGTCCTGGAACGCGTCGACCGATACCGTCGTGCTCGGCAATGTGTGGGTTTGCAGTGCGGCGTTCCTTCAAGGTCAATCAGCAGCGTATGCATGGAAGACCAGGGCGGCCGGCGTTTTATTCCCGGACAGCGAAAAAAGATGACTGGAGGCCATGCGACAGACGGCACCAGCGGCGCACAGACATTGTCCATCTGGCGTTAGCCGAGAGGGAAGGGAACTCGCAGCTAACCTTCTCCAAGTTCGGAAGGCAATTCCAGAGTCTCGGCATTACTCCTAGCGAGGGCGTTCAGGCACTTGTCGCCCGGCTAACGCGAAGTTCTGACACCGATCACCGACCGACTTCAGCGCCGAAATTGCTACCAAGCCAAAGCGACGTGCGGGCCTTCAAGGCCTCTTCTTATTTCGGCTAAGCCGGCCCGGAGCCCGCATTCAGTCACATCCCTTGGACTTGGGTGCAGAGCTGCTGCATCGAAGCCATTTGAGCAGCCGAGTTCGCGCCCGAACCAGTGCTGTTACTGGCCGTGGTGTTGCTGCCGGTCGAACCAGAGCTGCCTGACGTGCCGGTGGCTATGCCAGAGCCGGTGCCGATACTCGCCGTTGTATCATTGCCGGTCGAACCTGAGCTACCTGCCGTGCCGGTCGTTGTGCCAGAACCAGTGCCGTTACTGGCCGTCATTCTCGAGCAGTCGGAGCGAACCTGTGCCTGCTGTTCAGAGCTCAGGAACGACCAGTTCTTGCGGATCTCATCCTGCGACAGAAGTCTTCCCAAATTGGCGTCGCTGAAGAATGAGCCGGAGAGCTTGCTGTCCCAGCCGCTCGGGATACCGCTTTGGCCGGAGCCGGACGTAGAAGTCATACCCGACCCGCCGATGAGCCGGACGTTCCGTTCGTGCCGCTGGATGTTCCCGACGACTGCGCGAGTCTCCTTTGGGGTTCGACGCCGTTCCTAATCCCGAGAAAAGACACTTGTTCCTGTAAAGAGTGAAATTCAATGTCATGATCTTTTTGCACCAGCCATGGGTCTCAGATGCGATGCTGGGCAATGACCACGCCACCGCATGCAAGAGCTGTCCCTGCTGGGCCGTAGTGGCGATCGCCCGCAAGTCGCGCGCAGCGGCCCGGCGACGCGACTGCTGAGTCTAGCTCAGACAGTCGCGGAACTTTATTGACTTATGGGACGTTTCCCCGCCGAACCAATTTAGGTTCAAGGAAAAGGGGGAACTATGGAAAATCCAGGTGTCGGTTGGATAGCTGCGATCGTCATCGGCGGTATCGCCGGCTGGCTCGCCGAGATGTTCATGAAAAGCAATATGGGCGTGCTCATGAACATCATTTTGGGGATCGTCGGCGCCATCCTCGCCAACGTCCTTCTCGGACTTGTGGGGATATCGTTGACCGGCTGGCTTGGCTATCTTGCCGCCGGCTTCATCGGTGCATGTATTTTGATTGCCGTGGGCCGAATGGTTAGACGCTAGCGACCACTCGACCTTGAAACATTCTGGTTCAGGCGCCTGAGCCTTGCGCTCACGCGCGTTTCTGGTGCTGCACCTGTCGCGGTCTTCACATCAGCGAGTTCGGCTACGTTTAGGCGACCTTTCCGCTTCGAGGCCGTCGTGCTCGTGGTGCTGCCCCAGCGCTTTGGCCGGAAGAGCGGCGCTCGAGACATCAACCGCCGCGCTAGTGGATTGACGCTGCTGATTTCGCCTCCTCTCAGAAGGGGAGTGCGGACTCCTGCCGTTGTTAGTGGTGAACGGTGTCGTACTCCCCCAGATCAAGATCGATCTGCCGGCATCTGGGTTCAGGCTCGCGTGGCCGCCTTGACTCCTCAGATTCCTTTACCAACTATAGGGCTATGTGCGCCGCTGCCAAAATCCGTCGGGATTTCCTTTTCCGGGTTTGCCCCATAGCGGGATCGTAACCCTCGGCTCGGCTGCCATGCGCGCCCCGAGCCGAGGGGTGAACATGTAAAATCGACATGTGACATTGGCGCAGGGCCGCATCGGCCCTGCAACATCGGCGCGTTCAGCATAGATTTCCGTCGCACTGACAATCGTTGGCGATCCCTTGGCAGGTCCGACGCCAGGCAGAAACATGAGTATTCAAATGCAAGTCACCAAGAAAAGCCGGCGCAAGCCGAACATCCGAATCACGCAGTCGGATCACGCACGTTTGTCGGCCCTCGCGAACACCGTTGCCGCACGAACCCCGGAGGCGTCGGATGAGTTGCTCGCCGAACTCGAGCGGGCTCGCATCGTGGCCGATGGCTGGGTC
This region of Mesorhizobium sp. C432A genomic DNA includes:
- a CDS encoding DUF680 domain-containing protein: MTKLALSVAAMLLASSAAFAGSDHGGNNSNQPVATVDTNATASISPSPRQAGVDTMVTTGPRQGSVQDIITRHNNDGIWGR
- a CDS encoding MBL fold metallo-hydrolase, whose translation is MFMMTRRTLLGTTLAATAFGLAGKLELTRPAFAETSVEPTVGFYKYKVGDIEVTAIYDGIWRKPHDPAFIKDVSVEDTKAALAKAGLTTDFMPIPLTVIVLKMNGRLIMMDAGSGVGQWQTNATHLPANMAAAGIDYKTIDTIMISHFHPDHVWGLMEKGTDAPVFPNAELIVNATEYNWWTDPSRLAKLPEGRKPAGKRIAENFPKWKNWKLVNDGAEVAPGIQIIAAPGHTSGHSVYLANSGKEQLMISADTMYVPALLAPHPEWQGSYDQDGPMAITTRHKLIDRVIADNIRISGSHFPFPGTGVFVKDGNAYGFTPVQI
- a CDS encoding GlsB/YeaQ/YmgE family stress response membrane protein, whose translation is MENPGVGWIAAIVIGGIAGWLAEMFMKSNMGVLMNIILGIVGAILANVLLGLVGISLTGWLGYLAAGFIGACILIAVGRMVRR
- a CDS encoding anti-sigma factor, which encodes MSAHNDGLPEDAAGMNLMLHALVDGELDAAAAIAVERRIAADPKLAAEHARIIVLQGAVARLPKPRVSDEFSARIAAMAASSRVEVLRPRAPIRAKSARTWWSARNFGSFDWRAMAASIMISAVLASGATQWAMQPSVADSFAAGVASGHQRSLLATSPVDVVSSDRHTVKPWLDARLGLSPPAPDMAKDGFALIGGRVEVIGGRAVPALVYRHREHLITLVAEPQNAGVVTDPVDLSEGGFSLVQWSDGAFSYWAISDMERPEIDDFVARFRAAIVTG
- a CDS encoding sigma-70 family RNA polymerase sigma factor, translated to MLSSNAQADRFGEVVMPHLADALSLARWLTGNATDAEDVVQDACMKAHANIASYAGGNARAWLLTIVRNSCYTWLARNRPRSIVSVGDLGDLDEVSAAHAVDPTESESPEASLIAKADVAALEAAIAALPQPFRETLVLRDVNGLAYRDIAAMLDVPMGTVMSRLARARGLLISDLGRAQ